GAGGTTGACACTTTTGAGAAGGAAGGCCCCCTCAACTGGTTTTAACTGGTTTTAGGGGTCTGTCAGGGTTCAAGTGACGCAGAAGTGATGTTGTGATGTATATGACTTAGAAGAAATAAGGGTAATTCTACATATATGATTGGTTAAAAAACTTAAGAAAGTgagcgagagagggagagagactaGGTATAAAGGTCTATGCCCGAGCCTTTTGGGTTCAGTTCTTGGTCCGGACCACCAACTCACATGGGTTTATTTGGAAGTCATCTCTGAACAAAGAAGAAACCGTCTTGCATTGGACTTCTGATCAGCTTCCTGGTTTTTCTTCAGAGTGCCCTGAACTTTCTTTGATTTTATTGGAAGCAACACTGCAGACTATTTTTTGGTTCAAAGGCAGCAAATAAATCCACAACACCTTACCCAAGAGAACCCTTTATAGCAGGCGGCCTGGAGACAGACCTTCACTTAGTGCCAAAGTTCGTTTCCAGTTCCAGTTCGTTTAAAGGTCCGTTTCCAGTAGTACGAAGTAACCTCAGAGCAGCAGGGATAGAAGCGTTAGGACAGCATGGTACACTAAGCTAAGTAAATATATCAAATTCAGTGCCCCATATCATAATTTCAGTgctccatggtgctgaaaaaaAGCGCACTAGAGAGCACGCTGAGTGCGGCTGAGTGACTAACTTCTGCTGGCCAAGcggctaacttccagtttagtgcTCCGCTGACTTGAAGGGGATAACATGATGTAATTGTGCGACTCTTTTAGACTTAAGAAATGTTATCTGACagaatggatcaaatcttgaTAGTGAAAACAGTCATTCAGCatgggttgtgatgctcaaagaaattatccactgatttacagacgtctccgTCACAGTGTCAAACTATGCGTCTTTTTGGGCCCCGTGGTGTCATGTGACTGACCCGGACAGTGTAGTTCCAAttttgaccactgtgtaaaattggctttaaagcctGGCGCTGTTCCGGGGGGGTTTGCCAGGAAAGTTGGTCAGCCTTGCAGCAAAAGTTTCCCAGTGGTATTGCagtgaaaaacattttcccatAGACCACCATAATAAAACAGGTGTCTGTAAAACTGCTGACACTTCAAACTGCAAACAGTCGAGTCGAGAAAagcgatttaaaaatctgtgatggcatcacaatgtaaagtctcgGTCGagccagcagcagaaacactactgcacGTATACACTAGGCCAGCTGGAAACTTTTTATGGTGTATGCGCCAGGTGAGCAACTCTGTTGGagtgaataggcgccatcttggcgtTTGGTATCTAGTCTTATTATACATCTACGAACATACTGAATTAAGTGAATCACATCAGCTTATTCATCCACACTCCCAGGGCTGgtttgcaaattactttatTGGCTATGAAGCAACTGATGCCAGATCTATGAAGTTACAGCCAGCTGGGAGGCCAACGAGCTAACTGTAACCTGAGCTAAAGTTAGCCAGCCAGCTGTAAAGCGACTCTGCATGGATCAGCTGTTAGTTGCTGCTTTATATCATCAGGTGATAAAGTCATTTTCAAACAGCAAACTGGTCAGTATCATGGAGCCAAATGCATCTGGACCACTGGCTCCATATTAACTACACCACTGCAGGAGCATTACAGAGAGTAACATCGGTCTGGCTGTGATTTATTTTCCAGTGTTCCCTCAACATGATGATGATTAATCACAGTCAGTCTCTCACAATTCACTCTTGCGGCCGATGCAGGTGCTCGTTCACCTCAGAGACAGGTGTCACTAGCAACAAGGAGTTTGTGAAAGTTACGTACAGGACCTTTAATAACTGAGTTTCTCACCAttccttgaatttgtgatgtttttattgggcTCTTCATATCAACAACCTGCAGAGCTGAATGTTGCCCTGCTGCTCCAGGAACATGTCATCATAAAGTAATGCTTTTcatatttctgcacgtttcgcTGGGAGCGTTTGTGTTGCAtaacgtacacacacacacacacacacacacacacacacacacacacacacacacacacacacacacacacacacacaaaacaggtAACAACATGACCTGCAGCTCACATTCATACAGCTGAGTTTAAAGATTCATTTTACAGCCTTCGTATTTTTCTGTTAACTCAGTGTATTTCTCCcgctcctctctgtgtctctgtccatttttaataataaacaatgttttttatttttaccatcCTTTTGCCTCGGGGGTCTTTACTGCACCGTCATGGCAtcaatgtgatttatttttatcagaggtggaaagaaatcagttacatttactcaaataatCAACGTCAGTACAAGAATTTAGAGAATTAAATAGAATTTAtactaatttatttatatttatactaATAATTTTTTCTTCTGACAGCTGTACTTTCTGGTTATTTTAATACTGGTTTATTTTGTGATCAATGGAcacattgctgcttgttctaaataaataaaatccattattattattattattattattctcattattattattattttgctgaTCTCAGTGGACGAACGTCTCACTCTAAGCtaacgaaaacacaattttCAGGCgatcatacactaaagaaaacctacttattatatatatatatatatatatactatatattgTCCTAtctcccacacactggacctttaaaggaacaAAATTCTGAGAATGAATGTACTTCAGAGCTGTTTTTTGATGTAATGTCAACTTTAATTTGATCTTTAACAAAGCTGCCTCTTAAATCAATCGGAGCACATCTCACTGCTGTCTGACAGGTCAAATGTTTCACGTGACTGGTGGAGAGGCTGCTTCTGTCTGGTTCAACCATCACTGGCCTCCCTTCACTTTGCCCTCCGACGCTTCATCTTCCTGCTTCATCGTGCTCACCAGGTCTGTGAGAGGCCTGCCCTGCTGACGGAGGTGCAGGTGGATGGTGTCCTGGATTGTGGACTCTACACATTCAGATCCAGCACCATGTCACCTGCACAAGGTCCCTACGACCCTGCATCAGCGAGGAGGAGGCTACGTACAGACAGAACCACCTGCGACAGGTAACAGGAAGTTTGCAGGACATAATGAGACACACTCTGAATGAACCGCACAAACATACCTGCCCTGAGGCTTGATATCATACACAGACACCTATTGTTATTTTTGATATTTGCGTTCGGTCTGCCGTGACAGCAGCACCCTTGGGATATATGAAGTTCCTCTTTCGATTCATCAGTATTTTTCCCCCCTGGCTGGTTTCCACTGAAACAATTAATATCTGTATAGTAAGGCGTGCAGCTTCGCCCCCCCCTCACCTGCCCACTTGTTGGAACTGTAACACACCACCCTCCCATCTCCTGTCAGCTCCGGAGCTGTGTGACTAATGACACCTATTTCCTTTACTGTAAGAGACTTGATAGTTGTGCAATCCAATAAAAACAGATCTGATGAACATTAAGTGTTCATCAGCTGTTCTCCTGCAGCTGATGTTTCACCTCCTGCTCAAATTACCTCATACTCAGCTACAAAGACAGATCAGAGATCAGAGTTACTGATATGCACTAGTCATCCACCTTTGCTCCATCCTGTTTACAGAGAAACAGGATCTGAATAATTCCTGAACTAGAATACAGACCTGGGTGGACCTCAGATGTCTGATGATGTAACGTTGTGCCTGCAGCAGGCGTGAGAGCTCCGAAGCTTCAGATCAGTAACATCATGTCATGTCGACTGTAAACTCTTTCTCTGGTTTCAGCCGGTggaacattaaaataaaatctggaaAATAAATTCTCTAACATTCagatattttactgttttattatctGTCTGCATGTTTCAATCAGCAGCAGctaattttctgtctttcatgTTAAAGTTTAAATCTCGTGCTCTGATCTAGGATCAGATCCGGCCCAGTTACACCAGAGTGGGTGAAAGTCTCTGACCGGCTCAGGACGCCATGTTGGATCTGCTGCAGTCGCGTGACtgcaggtgtgtctgtgtggagtgATGTCATCGTCCAGTTCATCACATGTTAAACAGACAGCTCTGTGCTTAGAGTTCCCAGCatgctgagcagcagcagcagcgtcaggTCCAGCGGTGCTTGGTGCGGCTCAGCAGAGGCGACTGGCAGCAGgtgaactctgtgtgtgtcagagatcATGTTTCTGGCGTCCTGCAGCGCGCTGACCGCCGCCACGCTGGAGTTCAGGTCCCCGGTGGTGATCAGGTCAAACATGCAGGCCTGGTAGTACACGTCTCTGGCAGGAAGTAGCGCAGCGCAGTGAGCCTGGGCGGCGGCAGAGGTCGATGAGGAGTAGTCCAGCGGTGGGCGGAGCGTGTTGAGTCTCTGGGAGGCGGGGCAGCCCCACATGCACAGCTGCAGGTCCTGCTCAGGCCCAAAGGCCTCTACGATGCTGCGCGGGGAGCGGACAGACAGGCCAAGCGAGCGTCCGCTCTGGCGGACTACCAGCAGTGTGCCGATGTGAGCTGCTCGGATCTCTGCGTGACGGCCAGGGCTCTGAGTCCGGACCATCAGGCTGTGATGACCTCGTCGCTCACCACTGGACACCGACCCGTCGGCGAATGCAGCGGGGACGTTGTCGAGCTCGGCCTGGTACAGCTGCTGATCAATGCACTGACGCCAGTTCTTAAAGATGATGGTGATCTGAGGAGAAACAACAAGTGACACGTTTGTCTTTTATTGGTTTGATAGTTGGATTTAATCATTTCTCGAAGGCTTCTCTTTATTTGTACGTCACTCTGGAAAAAATGAGCAGAGGCCTGTGAGAATAATGTCTCATTTCCATTAGAGCTGCACAGTTAAGCTAGACTaatccatacccattggtagctttgtcaccttctacctatgccaatcctcaatgcctatgtgcagtttcacatagattgaccacgtcagtgagtagaaaaacgtgggacagacagaatgactgactgacagaatgacacactgacagtttccgtgattatgtacagcataccataccatgacttagtcataccaaacattagaaaacaccaacattggtccacggggggagccacagcgatcggtcacattttagccatttttaagcatttttctgttgttatagcgccacccagttgccaaatggagttaaatttctccagtcaccttgaggcgtcatgttctacatatctaccaagtttagtaaaaatccatatggtggttaggcctagataagaaattagctctctagcgcccccattttgtttgatggggtcaataatggaggggtcccctcagattatgtgtggtcatatgcctacaaagttgcgtggtgatgggtgaaacccttgagatgttatacacctttatgtgatgagccacgccctccgcaatattcattgccttatagaagctcagttttag
This DNA window, taken from Epinephelus moara isolate mb chromosome 6, YSFRI_EMoa_1.0, whole genome shotgun sequence, encodes the following:
- the hjv gene encoding hemojuvelin — translated: MEPRPTALPWKHCIHLTLLLVQLSLPGVGASCRILRCNSDFVAATLDLGSSGAGGGAGGGAGGAAGGAALSREAVNAGYCSALRSYAMCTRRMARACRGDLAYHSAVQGIEDLLIQHRCPRAGPTVQPRPPPQGTLSGDACLYERSLFSREGRMPEYLHCGVFGDPHVRTFNDDFQTCAVQGAWPLIDNEYLYVQATSAPTRGAVHATALTKITIIFKNWRQCIDQQLYQAELDNVPAAFADGSVSSGERRGHHSLMVRTQSPGRHAEIRAAHIGTLLVVRQSGRSLGLSVRSPRSIVEAFGPEQDLQLCMWGCPASQRLNTLRPPLDYSSSTSAAAQAHCAALLPARDVYYQACMFDLITTGDLNSSVAAVSALQDARNMISDTHRVHLLPVASAEPHQAPLDLTLLLLLSMLGTLSTELSV